The following coding sequences lie in one Bacteroides helcogenes P 36-108 genomic window:
- a CDS encoding lysylphosphatidylglycerol synthase transmembrane domain-containing protein: protein MNKLLKKTLRIVLPIFLGGFILYWVYRDFDFARAKEVLLHGTNWWWMLFSLFFGVMSHVFRGWRWKQTLEPLDAHPKTGDCVDAIFISYATNLVLPRVGEVSRCGVLSKYDNVSFAKSLGTVVTERLVDTLCILLITGFTFLLQMPVFFKFFDETGTKIPSLMHLFTSPWFYVSLFSVVGVLVLLYYLLRMLSFFEKVKGVVLNVWEGVVSLRNVKNVPLFILYTLLIWICYFYHFYITFYCFQFTEHLSFLAGLVMFVGGTFAVIVPTPNGAGPWHFAVITMMMLYGVNDTDAGVFALIVHGIQTLLVIVLGICGWLHLSLSNR, encoded by the coding sequence ATGAATAAACTGCTAAAAAAGACATTGAGAATTGTCTTGCCTATTTTTTTAGGTGGCTTTATCCTTTATTGGGTGTATCGTGATTTTGATTTCGCGCGTGCGAAAGAAGTGTTACTACATGGTACAAACTGGTGGTGGATGTTGTTTTCATTGTTTTTCGGTGTAATGAGCCATGTGTTTCGCGGTTGGCGTTGGAAGCAGACTTTGGAGCCTTTGGATGCTCATCCCAAAACCGGAGATTGTGTGGATGCCATATTCATCTCTTATGCAACCAATCTGGTTCTGCCCCGTGTCGGTGAGGTTTCCCGTTGTGGGGTGCTTTCCAAATATGATAATGTCTCTTTTGCCAAGTCTTTGGGAACGGTGGTTACCGAACGTTTGGTCGATACACTTTGCATACTTCTGATTACAGGTTTTACTTTCCTGCTGCAAATGCCCGTATTTTTCAAGTTCTTTGATGAGACGGGGACTAAAATTCCGTCACTGATGCATCTGTTCACTTCGCCTTGGTTCTATGTTTCCTTATTTTCCGTCGTTGGCGTACTGGTACTTTTGTATTACCTGCTGCGTATGCTCTCTTTTTTTGAGAAAGTGAAAGGGGTGGTGTTGAATGTATGGGAAGGGGTGGTTTCTCTCAGGAATGTGAAGAATGTCCCCTTGTTCATCCTTTATACATTACTTATCTGGATTTGTTATTTCTATCATTTTTATATTACCTTCTATTGTTTCCAGTTTACGGAACATCTTAGTTTCCTTGCCGGACTGGTGATGTTTGTCGGCGGGACTTTTGCTGTGATAGTCCCGACCCCCAACGGAGCGGGGCCTTGGCACTTTGCCGTCATCACCATGATGATGCTCTATGGAGTAAATGATACGGATGCAGGCGTCTTTGCCTTGATAGTGCATGGCATACAGACGTTGTTGGTCATTGTGCTGGGCATTTGTGGTTGGCTTCATCTGTCATTGAGCAATCGATGA
- a CDS encoding cupin domain-containing protein produces MRNLLFLTVIAALLGSCASQSAIFPLEMKAPSANNTGDVRISMLKNSGNNMIVHFMFEKGSRNFWHYHPDAEQTLLVLDGEGYYQEEGKAKRLIRKGDVIVTPPNMHHWNGATPGKRIYCMTVTEHSPEKHVIQLREVTEEEYSETIKH; encoded by the coding sequence ATGAGAAACCTTTTATTCCTAACTGTCATAGCTGCACTATTGGGCAGTTGTGCCAGCCAATCGGCAATCTTTCCCTTGGAAATGAAAGCACCCTCTGCCAACAACACCGGAGATGTCAGAATTTCCATGCTGAAAAATTCAGGAAATAACATGATAGTCCACTTCATGTTTGAAAAAGGAAGTCGTAACTTCTGGCACTATCATCCCGATGCGGAACAGACTTTGCTCGTACTCGATGGTGAAGGCTATTATCAGGAAGAAGGTAAGGCAAAACGGCTCATCCGAAAAGGAGATGTTATCGTTACACCTCCCAATATGCATCATTGGAATGGAGCCACACCCGGAAAACGCATTTATTGTATGACCGTCACCGAGCATTCACCCGAAAAACATGTCATACAATTGCGGGAAGTGACAGAGGAAGAATATTCAGAAACAATAAAACATTGA
- a CDS encoding aminoacyl-histidine dipeptidase translates to MSTILQLAPQNVWKHFYSLTRIPRPSGHMEKITEFLVNFGKRLGLESFVDEIGNVIIRKPATPGMENRKGVILQAHMDMVPQKNNDTVHDFTKDPIETYVDGEWVKAKGTTLGADNGLGVAAIMAVLEDKNLKHGPLEALITKDEETGMYGAFGLKPGTMKGEILLNLDSEDEGELYIGCAGGIDITATLEYKEEKTGDGLAARKITLKGLRGGHSGLEINQGRGNANKLLARIVHDLLIEFDSQLACFEGGNMRNAIPREAHAVLVFDPEDMDGLEDYIREYEAQLNAEYAPIESGITLKIEDVEVPAFVVPAEIQDNMISVLMACQNGVMRMIPTVPDTVETSSNLAIVVIAAGKADVRILARSSCDTMKDFLADSLSACFAMAGMKVELSGAYSGWQPNVDSPILHAMKLSYKQQFGVEPAVKVIHAGLECGIIGANCPGLDMISFGPTLRSPHSPDERALIPTVSKFYDFLVATLEQTPEK, encoded by the coding sequence ATGAGTACAATCTTACAGTTGGCTCCACAGAATGTGTGGAAGCATTTCTATTCGCTGACCCGAATTCCACGCCCGTCGGGACATATGGAGAAGATTACCGAATTTTTGGTAAACTTCGGCAAGAGACTCGGTTTGGAATCGTTTGTCGATGAAATCGGCAATGTTATAATTCGTAAGCCCGCCACTCCGGGTATGGAAAACCGTAAGGGTGTTATTCTCCAGGCGCACATGGATATGGTTCCTCAAAAGAATAACGATACCGTTCACGACTTTACGAAAGACCCTATTGAAACTTATGTTGACGGTGAGTGGGTAAAGGCTAAGGGTACTACCCTTGGGGCGGACAACGGTCTGGGCGTGGCTGCCATCATGGCGGTGCTTGAAGACAAGAACCTGAAACACGGCCCGTTGGAAGCATTGATTACCAAGGACGAAGAAACCGGCATGTATGGTGCATTTGGTCTGAAGCCCGGAACGATGAAGGGGGAAATCCTGCTGAATCTCGACTCTGAAGACGAGGGCGAACTCTATATAGGCTGTGCAGGTGGTATAGACATCACTGCTACGCTGGAATATAAGGAGGAAAAAACGGGTGATGGTTTGGCTGCTCGTAAGATAACCCTGAAAGGATTGCGTGGCGGTCACTCCGGTTTGGAAATCAATCAGGGACGTGGCAATGCCAACAAGCTGCTGGCGCGTATAGTGCATGACTTGCTGATTGAATTTGATTCGCAGTTGGCTTGCTTCGAGGGTGGAAATATGCGCAATGCCATTCCGCGCGAAGCACATGCCGTGCTCGTGTTCGATCCGGAAGATATGGATGGTCTGGAAGATTATATTAGGGAATATGAGGCACAGCTTAATGCCGAATATGCTCCTATTGAAAGTGGCATTACATTGAAGATTGAAGATGTGGAAGTACCTGCTTTTGTCGTTCCGGCAGAAATTCAGGACAATATGATCAGTGTACTGATGGCCTGTCAGAATGGCGTGATGCGCATGATACCCACTGTACCCGATACAGTGGAAACTTCTTCCAATCTGGCTATTGTTGTTATTGCCGCCGGTAAAGCGGATGTCCGTATTTTGGCTCGTAGTTCTTGCGACACTATGAAGGACTTTTTGGCAGACAGCTTGAGTGCATGTTTTGCTATGGCAGGTATGAAGGTGGAATTGAGTGGTGCTTATTCCGGTTGGCAACCTAACGTTGATTCACCGATTCTGCATGCCATGAAGTTGTCCTACAAACAGCAGTTCGGTGTGGAACCTGCAGTGAAGGTAATCCATGCCGGTCTGGAATGTGGCATTATCGGCGCTAATTGTCCGGGTCTTGATATGATTTCATTCGGCCCTACTTTGCGTTCTCCTCACTCTCCGGACGAACGTGCGTTGATTCCTACCGTTTCCAAGTTCTACGATTTCCTGGTAGCTACACTGGAACAGACCCCTGAAAAATAA
- a CDS encoding flavodoxin: MKIQKLKSLALALLVGVIGSCSSSSDNEPERTYTLTASATEGGTAASERTSYKAEESVSVTATADDGFSFSGWYEDSNLLSAETTYTFVMPARNVQLQAKFEPVSQPTGNGRYLVVYYTWSNHTEAVANELHSIAGGDIVKITPTAPYTTDYNTMLTVGQQELNAIDNQGTYPAINTNVESFEDYDVVFIGYPLWYSRMATPMQSFLHSHASKLSGKKIALFCTSASSGMSGTITDARRLCPEANFPESLRIGSSSANNSHDDLVSWLGRIGITINQQ; this comes from the coding sequence ATGAAAATACAGAAATTAAAGAGCCTTGCATTGGCACTGCTTGTCGGCGTAATAGGATCCTGTTCAAGTAGCAGCGATAATGAGCCTGAAAGAACTTATACCCTTACCGCTTCTGCCACTGAAGGTGGCACAGCGGCAAGCGAACGGACATCATACAAAGCGGAAGAATCGGTAAGCGTAACTGCTACTGCTGACGATGGTTTTTCTTTCAGCGGATGGTATGAAGACTCAAACCTTCTCTCTGCTGAAACTACTTATACATTTGTGATGCCTGCAAGAAACGTTCAGTTACAAGCCAAATTCGAACCTGTATCTCAGCCGACAGGAAACGGACGTTATCTGGTGGTCTATTATACATGGAGCAATCATACGGAGGCAGTTGCCAATGAACTGCACTCTATTGCAGGAGGGGATATTGTGAAAATCACGCCGACTGCCCCTTATACAACAGATTATAACACGATGCTGACCGTGGGACAACAAGAACTCAATGCAATAGACAATCAGGGAACCTATCCGGCCATCAATACTAATGTGGAAAGTTTCGAGGATTATGATGTCGTGTTTATCGGCTACCCTCTCTGGTACAGCCGCATGGCTACCCCGATGCAGTCTTTCCTTCATAGTCATGCTTCCAAACTGTCCGGAAAGAAGATAGCTTTATTCTGTACAAGTGCCAGTAGCGGAATGTCCGGTACGATAACCGATGCCCGCCGGCTTTGTCCCGAAGCAAATTTTCCGGAAAGCCTTCGCATAGGTTCTTCATCGGCCAACAACTCACACGACGACCTCGTCAGTTGGCTTGGACGCATCGGGATTACAATTAATCAACAATAA
- a CDS encoding DUF349 domain-containing protein gives MTDTHDTNLPEKSMELEEEKKAAEVSEPATTETPAEEMVSEKPAEPAPKLTKEDILSKLKEIAANVENAAKAEIDGLKQAFYKLHNAEQETAKKQFTDNGGLLEEFIPQTDTVEEEFKNTMSVIKEKRSTLTAELEKQKEMNLQIKLSIIEELKELVESPEDANKSYTEFKKLQQQWNEVKLIPQAKVNELWRNYQLYVEKFYDLLKLNNEFREYDFKKNLEIKTHLCEAAEKLANEADVVSAFHQLQKLHQEFRDTGPVAKELREEIWVRFKTASTTVNRRHQQHFEALKETEQHNLDQKTVICEIIEAIDYNELTNFTSWENKTQEIIALQNKWKTIGFASMKMNARVFERFRKACDEFFRKKGEFFKILKEGMNENLEKKRALCEKAEALKDNTDWKATADALTKLQKEWKTIGPVAKKYSDAIWKRFISACDYFFEQKSKATSSQHSVEQENMDKKKAIIEKLGNINEDTDTEEAERLTRELMKEWNNIGHVPFKEKDKLYKQYHSQVDKLFERFNVSVSNKKLSNFKSSISSIQAGGSQTLYREREKLVRTFENMKNELQTYENNLGFLTASSKKGNSLLTEINRKVEKLKADIELVKEKIKVIDENIKNGE, from the coding sequence ATGACGGACACTCATGACACTAATCTCCCCGAAAAGTCGATGGAATTAGAAGAAGAAAAGAAAGCAGCAGAGGTTTCTGAACCGGCAACAACAGAAACTCCGGCTGAAGAAATGGTTTCGGAAAAGCCGGCAGAACCAGCCCCAAAACTCACAAAGGAAGACATACTTTCCAAGTTGAAAGAAATCGCTGCAAACGTGGAAAACGCCGCTAAAGCTGAAATTGACGGCTTGAAGCAAGCTTTCTACAAACTGCACAATGCCGAACAGGAAACGGCCAAAAAACAATTCACTGACAATGGAGGTCTTTTAGAAGAATTTATTCCTCAAACAGATACAGTAGAAGAGGAGTTCAAGAATACCATGTCCGTCATCAAAGAGAAAAGAAGTACACTTACAGCCGAACTGGAAAAGCAGAAAGAGATGAATCTGCAAATCAAACTCTCCATCATTGAAGAACTGAAAGAGTTGGTAGAATCTCCGGAGGATGCTAACAAAAGCTATACAGAGTTTAAAAAGTTGCAACAACAATGGAATGAAGTAAAACTCATACCGCAAGCCAAAGTAAATGAACTTTGGAGAAATTATCAATTGTATGTAGAGAAATTCTATGACCTTTTAAAACTGAACAACGAATTCCGCGAATACGACTTCAAGAAGAACCTGGAAATCAAGACCCATCTTTGCGAAGCTGCCGAGAAACTGGCGAACGAAGCAGATGTGGTATCAGCATTTCACCAATTACAGAAATTACATCAGGAATTTCGCGACACAGGACCTGTGGCCAAAGAATTGAGAGAAGAAATCTGGGTACGTTTTAAAACGGCTTCTACCACCGTAAACCGTCGTCACCAGCAGCACTTCGAAGCTTTGAAAGAAACAGAACAGCATAATCTTGACCAAAAGACGGTGATTTGTGAAATCATCGAAGCCATAGACTATAATGAACTGACCAATTTCACATCCTGGGAAAATAAAACTCAGGAAATCATAGCCCTGCAAAATAAATGGAAAACCATAGGCTTCGCCTCGATGAAGATGAACGCCAGAGTTTTCGAACGCTTCCGTAAGGCATGTGACGAATTCTTCCGTAAAAAAGGAGAGTTCTTCAAGATACTGAAAGAAGGAATGAACGAAAATCTGGAGAAGAAACGCGCTTTGTGCGAAAAAGCAGAAGCACTGAAAGACAACACCGACTGGAAAGCCACTGCCGATGCGCTGACAAAACTTCAAAAAGAATGGAAAACAATCGGCCCGGTAGCTAAGAAATACTCGGACGCTATATGGAAGCGGTTTATCTCTGCCTGTGACTATTTCTTCGAACAAAAGAGCAAAGCCACTTCTTCTCAACACTCTGTAGAGCAGGAGAATATGGACAAGAAAAAGGCCATCATCGAAAAGCTGGGCAATATCAACGAAGATACAGATACCGAAGAGGCCGAGCGACTGACACGTGAGTTGATGAAAGAATGGAACAATATAGGACATGTTCCGTTTAAAGAGAAAGATAAGCTTTACAAACAATATCACAGTCAAGTGGACAAACTGTTTGAACGCTTCAATGTCAGTGTCTCCAATAAAAAGTTAAGTAATTTCAAATCTTCTATCAGTTCCATTCAGGCAGGTGGTTCTCAAACACTTTACAGAGAACGTGAAAAGCTGGTCCGCACTTTCGAAAACATGAAAAACGAACTGCAAACTTATGAAAACAATCTCGGCTTCCTGACTGCGTCTTCCAAGAAAGGGAATAGCCTGCTGACCGAGATTAATCGTAAAGTTGAAAAGCTGAAGGCTGACATTGAATTGGTAAAGGAAAAGATTAAAGTGATTGACGAAAACATCAAAAACGGAGAATAA
- the mgtE gene encoding magnesium transporter: protein MEIDEEYIDKVKGLIEQKDAENVKSLLIDLHPADIAELCNDLAPEEARFVYRLLDNETAADVLVEMDEDVRKEFLEILPSETIAKRFVDYMDTDDAVDLIRELDEDKQEEILSHIEDIEQAGDIVDLLKYDEDTAGGLMGTEMVTVNENWSMPECLKEMRLQAEKLDEIYYVYVIDDEDRLQGVFPLKKMITSPSVSKVKHVMKKDPISVHVDTSIDEVVQIIEKYDLVAVPVVDSIGRLVGQITVDDVMDEVREQSERDYQLASGLSQDVETDDNVMRQTSARLPWLLIGMLGGIGNSMILGNFDATFAAHPEMALYIPLIGGTGGNVGTQSSAIIVQGLANSSLDAKDTFKQIAKEAVVAVINATIISLLVYIYNFIRFGSTATVTYSVSISLFAVVMFASIFGTLVPMTLEKLKVDPAIATGPFISITNDIIGMMLYMGITVLLS, encoded by the coding sequence ATGGAAATAGACGAAGAATACATTGACAAAGTCAAAGGCCTTATTGAGCAGAAGGATGCAGAAAACGTCAAGTCGCTCTTGATTGACCTCCATCCGGCAGATATTGCAGAGTTATGCAATGACCTTGCTCCGGAAGAAGCCCGCTTCGTTTATCGTCTTCTCGATAATGAAACCGCCGCAGATGTATTGGTAGAAATGGACGAAGATGTCCGGAAAGAATTTCTGGAAATCCTTCCGTCCGAAACCATCGCCAAGCGCTTCGTGGACTATATGGATACTGATGATGCTGTTGATTTGATACGAGAGCTTGACGAAGATAAACAGGAAGAGATACTTTCGCACATCGAGGACATCGAACAGGCAGGTGACATCGTTGACTTGCTGAAATACGATGAAGATACGGCCGGTGGTTTGATGGGTACGGAAATGGTTACCGTCAACGAGAATTGGAGTATGCCCGAATGCTTGAAAGAAATGCGCTTGCAGGCAGAAAAACTGGACGAAATCTATTATGTGTATGTCATCGACGATGAAGACCGTTTACAGGGCGTTTTCCCTTTAAAGAAAATGATCACTTCCCCGTCTGTTTCCAAAGTAAAACATGTGATGAAAAAAGATCCTATTTCAGTCCATGTGGACACTTCAATAGACGAGGTGGTACAGATTATCGAAAAATATGACTTGGTGGCTGTTCCCGTAGTTGACAGTATCGGACGCTTGGTGGGACAAATCACCGTGGATGATGTCATGGATGAAGTACGCGAGCAATCAGAACGTGACTATCAGTTGGCATCCGGTTTGTCGCAAGACGTGGAGACGGATGACAATGTAATGCGCCAGACCTCTGCCCGTCTTCCGTGGCTACTCATCGGAATGTTGGGAGGTATCGGCAACTCCATGATTTTAGGAAACTTCGACGCGACCTTTGCCGCACACCCCGAAATGGCATTATATATTCCGCTAATCGGCGGAACAGGAGGAAATGTAGGAACACAGTCATCCGCCATCATTGTACAAGGCCTTGCCAACAGCTCGCTGGATGCCAAAGACACATTTAAGCAAATAGCCAAAGAGGCAGTAGTGGCAGTCATCAACGCAACAATCATATCTTTGTTAGTATATATCTATAATTTTATCCGGTTCGGCTCCACAGCCACCGTCACTTATTCCGTATCTATCAGTTTGTTTGCGGTAGTCATGTTCGCATCCATATTCGGCACACTCGTACCCATGACTCTGGAGAAGCTGAAAGTAGATCCTGCCATAGCAACCGGCCCGTTCATATCTATTACCAATGACATCATAGGTATGATGCTGTATATGGGAATAACAGTATTGTTATCTTAG
- the rsmA gene encoding 16S rRNA (adenine(1518)-N(6)/adenine(1519)-N(6))-dimethyltransferase RsmA — MRLVKPKKFLGQHFLKDLKVAQDIADTVDACPGIPVLEVGPGMGVLTQFLVRKERPVKVVEVDFESVAYLRETYPQLEEHIIEDDFLKMNLQRLFNGNPFVLTGNYPYNISSQIFFKMLENKDLIPCCTGMIQKEVAERIAAGPGSKTYGILSILIQAWYKVEYLFTVHEHVFNPPPKVKSAVIRMTRNETQHLGCNEQLFKQVVKTTFNQRRKTLRNSIKPILGKDCPLTEDALFNKRPEQLSVQEFINLTNQVEQALKHINDNLTATDS, encoded by the coding sequence ATGAGATTAGTAAAACCTAAAAAGTTTCTCGGCCAGCACTTCCTGAAAGATTTGAAAGTAGCGCAGGATATAGCCGATACGGTGGATGCATGCCCCGGAATCCCGGTACTGGAAGTAGGTCCGGGCATGGGTGTATTAACCCAGTTTCTGGTAAGAAAAGAACGTCCGGTCAAGGTTGTAGAAGTTGACTTCGAGTCGGTAGCCTACCTGCGGGAAACCTATCCACAACTGGAGGAACATATTATTGAAGACGACTTCCTCAAAATGAACCTGCAACGACTGTTCAATGGAAATCCTTTCGTGCTGACAGGGAACTATCCTTATAACATATCCAGCCAGATTTTCTTCAAAATGCTGGAGAACAAAGACCTCATTCCATGTTGTACAGGCATGATACAGAAAGAGGTGGCCGAGCGTATTGCCGCAGGTCCGGGCAGCAAAACCTATGGTATTCTGAGCATACTGATACAGGCATGGTATAAGGTGGAATATCTGTTTACAGTCCATGAACATGTATTCAATCCGCCTCCCAAAGTAAAAAGTGCCGTTATCCGCATGACCCGCAACGAGACACAGCATTTGGGATGCAACGAACAACTGTTCAAGCAAGTAGTAAAGACCACCTTCAACCAGCGCCGAAAAACATTGCGGAACTCCATCAAACCCATACTCGGTAAAGACTGCCCATTGACAGAAGACGCATTATTCAATAAGCGCCCGGAACAACTTTCGGTACAGGAATTCATCAACCTGACCAATCAGGTTGAACAAGCATTGAAACATATAAATGATAATTTAACAGCAACAGACAGTTAA